The genomic interval GCGTTTGTTTTCTGCAGCCTTGTCTTCCTTTGTTTTGTCAAGTTTTAACAGAATCTGCACCACAAAAATACGAGGATATCTATTTCATATCCTGGACAAGACATTAAGAACACCAAATTAAATGACACACCCCCCACCGCCCAACTTTTTCAGAAATAACCTTTTTGCCAGAGACAGCACTGCGACGCACTCCATCATCTTTGTCACGCCCTAAAAACtgtatgaaaaaaatataattagcGACTGTTTGAAGAAAGTAGAAAAGTTTGAATTGTGATGATCAAGAGTGAAATGAAAACCTTTGAAAGCCGAACGGGGCTGCTATCTCTCTCATTCTGCTGCTTCTATACTCCTCCAATTACCAGGAAAAAGGGGAAGAACCAACCAAGAAACATCATCCAGGCAATCCAATCAAGCGCCCAGTAATCATGTCAAAGATCCCAGCTCCAATTTAAAAGAGCCAATCCATAAACAGGTAGAAAGTACTATAAGCACCCCAGAAATAATTGCATATATAACAGTATGCATGAATGTGAAACAGTGCAAAGCAGAAACTTGGCATATGTATCACAGATTCATTAACTTATTTCCTTTTGAGTTTGGAGCAAGATGCAACCATATGATGATATGAAAAAGACAAAGTCAACTCGTATACATTCTGACAAAAATTCTCAAGGGCCAGATGATTTACAGAAGACCTATAGAGGGGAGATCCGATTTACATTTAAAAGTTCTCTCTTACACCTACTTCTTATTCTGTATAATATTTCcatactaaaaaaaaaacacagttCAGTTTCCCTGGAGATAAAATATTTACCCACATTGCAGAAAGGACAATGAATCAAGAACAGAAATTAAACTATTTAAGCTACGTCTAGAAAGATTACTAGCTTACCTCTTTTAGTTTACTCCTATGATGTGTATGCCGACGGCTCTTACTCTGATCCTTTTCTTTGCTCTAGCAGACAATTGAGCAGTTGAATGAGATTCATCACAATGATAAAATCAAAGTAGGAAAAAATGAACACCAAACAACCACCTTCTTCTGTCTGTCATTCTTCTTGTGCCTCTTTGACTGACTAGACGTCTCAGGCTCACTGTCCAAAGAGCTTTCACTTCTACATCAATCATCAAAAGACGTTATAAAACAAATCATCCAACTACACCTGTCGACAGTTCAAACTACGACAGCACTCTACATTAACATATGGTGCTATCAGTTCAAACCTGTTGACACAATCCACACTTCATCAACATTAACACTTTCCTAACCTTCCGGGACCAATATATCATCCAAATCCATCATCTAAGATAACCAAGTCTCTACGAAAAATAGAGAATTAACTGAAACCAATTAACCTACTAATCAAATCTCGTAAGTAGCATTAAAACACTAAACAAACTATTCAAAGCCTCACAATAATTACATGCACAAATTAAGAAGTAACCAATTAGATTCTACGCATGATAATCTAAGACAAATCACATGTTCATGACCTAAATCCCTCAAGCTTAATCAAACCAAATCAAAGTATCAAACAAAGTAAAAGCCGAAAATTCACAACCAAAGCTgagttaaatataatttttttaacttgTTTCAGACCTGGAATCGTCGGAGGAGTAGGATTCGGAAGAAGAGGAGTGGCGGTGGCGGTGTCTGCGGCGTCGTTTGCCGTGGGAGCTGCTCCTCTTCCGGATCTTGAGGGCCTCTTTGTCTTTATCCTTATCCTTGTCTCGGCGGCTACGGTTGCTGCGGCGGCGATGACGGCGCCGCGACCCGGACGACGAGTCCGACAAGAGCGAAGAAGACGAGGAGGCCACCATCGGAGAGAAACGAAGACACAAATAAGGGTTTGAGCAAAAGCGGTGGTTCATTATTTATAAATTGTTATAGTGGGCCGGGTGTGGGCTTTACCCGGTTCTAACGGAAAAACAAGACTTTTTCGGACCCAAACCCCTAAACCCTCTTTATATTTGGTCTCCTCCcccaaaaaaattgaagaaaccCAGAGCTCTCTTTCTCTCGTTTTCGGTTTTTGGGTGAGCCGCCGCTTTGCGATTCTGCTTGGTAGGTTCTCTGCTTATCTCTTAGACTTGGTTTATTTGATGTGTCATATGCTACTGCTTCGAATCGAATGATGCGTGTGTTTCTAAATTGAGTCTTTTGATGTTTGGTTGGTTTCTCCGGGTTTTTTAGAGGTTTAATATGCGCATGGTTTCAGCTTACGTTGATGGATTATGTTGTTGAGTACAGATTATTTTGCTTTTTAAAAGTATTTGTGATTCCGATTTGAATATTGGGGTGATTTCTGAGATGTTTGTATCATTGTGTGTGGGTGTGGGTGTAGCTATTTAAGCTTATTGAGTTTATTGCGATGCAGGGCTTGTTTCCACTGAAAGGTTTTCGGGTGTTCGCTgctatacatacatatacttCCAGCTGTTCCAGAGTTTCTTTCAAGTCATGGCGACCAGTGAGTTTTCGTTATCTCTTCCTTTGTGCCAGTTGTTTTTGGAAGTATATATGGATGtgaatgtgtgtgtgtgtgttgtgGTAATGATGAAATTGGTATTGGGTGTGAAGGGTTGCAATTCGAGAACTCGTGTGAGGTTGGGGTGTTCTCCAAGCTGACTAATGCCTACTGCTTGGTTGCCATTGGAGGCTCTGAGAGCTTCTACAGCACATTTGAGGCTGAGTTGGCAGATGTTATTCCTGTGGTTAAGACCTCTATTGGTGGCACTCGCATCATTGGTCGCCTCTGTGCAGGTAATATATTCAATTCcgttcaatattttttttcctcttttttttttgagtatCGTTTTGTATCATTGACAAAAATTTCAATTCAGGGAACAAGAATGGGCTTCTTCTACCACATACCACGACAGACCAAGGTTTTCCTTTTACTCCAATCTTTGTTTCTGTGGGTAatcatataattttctttgtcaGTCATTGATCTTCCCATTTTTTTGAACTTGAAGAACTGCAACACTTGAGGAATAGCTTGCCTGACCAAGTTGTTGTTCAGCGCATCGAAGAGAGACTGTCTGCTCTTGGTAACTGCATCGCCTGCAATGATCATGTTGCTCTTACACACCCTGATCTTGACAGGGTAATCTCCTTATGCTTACTTATTTGTTGCTTTCCTCGGATAATTTGATTTAAGTACTGTAGCATTGAGTTACCATTCTCTCCACACCCAAAAAAATCCATTCATACACCAATTTTTTAGTTATATTGTATGTTCTGTAAGCTCATATTTTGAGTTGCATGTTTTGAGTATGATATCACTGATATGCATATCTGTAAGGCAGTGTTTCTTGTGTGTGTAGACTTTAgtatttcttgttcttgttgcaAAGCAGATTTTCATATGATCTTAAACATTCATAAAGACGCTACTTGAAGTCTAGTCAATCATGATCTCTTAAAATGATAATGTTGTACCGTGCATATAAAGTGATCCATACCTTCAGCAAGTGATgcatgtctatatatatatatcaatgagTTCAAAAACACTTACAAAATTCATCGAACTGCTAAAGCCTAGGGTCCATCAAGTCAATATCCAACAAATCCATTAGCAAGTGATGCATATCTATGTATATCAATGAATTCAAAAACACTTACAAAATTAGTCGAACTGCTAAAGCCTAGGGTCCATTGAGTCGATATCCAACAAATCCATTAATGAGCTTGATTTATTTTCATTCATGAGCTTTCTGAACTAGAATGTCGCAGTGTGCATCCTAAGGCAATcattatattttattatcCTTGAATTCAAATACGCTATGATTTCTACTGCAGTTGTTCATTATGTTCTACTTGTTCCTTTTTTTAGGAAACTGAGGAGATGGTTGCAGATGTACTTGGGGTGGAAGTTTTTAGGAACACAATCGCTACCAATGTACTTGTGGGCAGCTTTTGTGCCTTGTCCAACAGAGGTGGCTTGGTAAGAACTTGTTTCTGGTTGTTTGAGGCATTTCGGTGAAAGTTCCATTTTGTAGTTGTTCATGTCTTATCCTTAATTCTTATCTTCACATACTTTGTGCAGGTTCATCCACACACATCTGTTGAAGACCTGGATGAACTTTCAACTTTGCTTCAGGTTCCTCTGGTTGCTGGGACAGTCAACCGTGGTAGTGAAGTGATAGCTGCTGGCATGACAGTGAATGATTGGACAGCATTCTGCGGGTCTGATACAACTGCTACAGAAGTCTCAGTGATTGAAAGTGTGTTCAAGTTGAGGGAAGCTCAATCTAGTGCCATTGTGGATGAAATGAGGAAATCATTGATTGACAGCTACGTCTGAGCTAGTCTGTTTGAATCTTCGATTCTAAACTGAAGCTATCTTTGAAGTCTTAAGTCGAAAATATCTAACTTTGCCAAGTTGTATAACTTTGTTGCCTGAGTACATTATGTTGCGACatattaattttgttgttgatttATGTCGGAAAGAGGTGAACCAGTATTGGATGGGTGATGTTAAATGGGTTGCTTTACGGAATGCTGTCTGTGATAATGTAAGAAGTAGAGTACAATATGTTTAAATTGAATATGCATCTGTGTGCTGTCTGTTGATGCTCCCTGATAGTGATTAGCCATCCCTGTTTCCCCTTTTTATGCTGCTATTACTTGCTTATGTTTCCTGCTGGTATCTGAAACTGAAATCTCAAGATTTTGTGTAATCTGGCGTTACAAGTTTAAACTTCAAATTTCACCAAGTGTGATTGCAGGATGGTAGTGCCCCATATGTGTGGTTTCCGGATGATTAATTTGTGATAAGGAATGTAGAGAGACTCTTTTGTATCACAACCGGAattctttttcaaattaattgtgATTAATTATGAGTTATAATTTTGTATGACTAGAAAATATTATTGCACTACTATTTCAACTTGTATATCAATATATCTCAAGTTATGTTGAAATTTCAATTAACTTATATACGCCTCGCTGCAATGGTTATCTTTGGGATCTTATTGTTTGTTGAAGCATATATTTCTCATCAAGAATTCTTATTTTGGATTGTGAATATAGTTTTCCAATAAAGTATACACTTGTTCAGTTGCAAGTTTGAACTGAATGAAgatttattttttactttaaATATAATTCATCAGATTGCATTTGGCTACCTCCACATGAAAAGATGTAAAAGAATACATAATTTGGGAGTGttcgaaaaaaaataaaaacaaacccCAGATTGTGGTTTCTTAAGTTAGGAAATCCCATTATTAGCAAGACCAgatgatttcttcttttttttccctcaaaaataaaaaagaagaggtGGCAATGTATCTCATCATGCCGAGGTTTGGTTATGAACTTTGCAAACAGCTTCTTTTGTGGGTAGTGCAGGAATGGCTCCTTTCTTTTCCACAGTGAGAGCACCACAAGCATTGGCAAATTTGAGAGCCTCCTTTAAGCAATTTTCATTCTGTATCAATAGAGAAAATTAGTTTCCTTGATAAACACGACACACAC from Argentina anserina chromosome 2, drPotAnse1.1, whole genome shotgun sequence carries:
- the LOC126783746 gene encoding eukaryotic translation initiation factor 6-2; this translates as MATRLQFENSCEVGVFSKLTNAYCLVAIGGSESFYSTFEAELADVIPVVKTSIGGTRIIGRLCAGNKNGLLLPHTTTDQELQHLRNSLPDQVVVQRIEERLSALGNCIACNDHVALTHPDLDRETEEMVADVLGVEVFRNTIATNVLVGSFCALSNRGGLVHPHTSVEDLDELSTLLQVPLVAGTVNRGSEVIAAGMTVNDWTAFCGSDTTATEVSVIESVFKLREAQSSAIVDEMRKSLIDSYV
- the LOC126783750 gene encoding uncharacterized protein LOC126783750 — encoded protein: MVASSSSSLLSDSSSGSRRRHRRRSNRSRRDKDKDKDKEALKIRKRSSSHGKRRRRHRHRHSSSSESYSSDDSRSESSLDSEPETSSQSKRHKKNDRQKKSKEKDQSKSRRHTHHRSKLKEKQQNERDSSPVRLSKFLGRDKDDGVRRSAVSGKKILLKLDKTKEDKAAENKRNELLKFLNASFD